The following are encoded in a window of Panicum virgatum strain AP13 chromosome 5N, P.virgatum_v5, whole genome shotgun sequence genomic DNA:
- the LOC120674551 gene encoding phosphoenolpyruvate carboxylase 4-like, giving the protein MGRSSSFRKLLEPSISDKPGITPYRVVLGNVKEKLVKTRRRLEHLLEDLPCDYDTEEYCETSDQLLEPLLLCHQSLESCGSSVLADGRLADLIRRVATFGMVLMKLDVRQESGRHTEALDAVTSYLDLGVYSEWDEEKKLDFLTRELKGKRPLVPPNIEVAADVKEVLDTFKVAAELGSDSLGAYVISMASNV; this is encoded by the exons atGGGTCGATCAAGTAGCTTCCGGAAGCTACTTGAGCCAAGCATATCAGACAAACCAGGAATTACTCCTTACAGGGTTGTCCTTGGTAATGTGAAAGAAAAG CTGGTGAAGACACGTAGGAGACTCGAACATCTTCTTGAGGATTTACCGTGCGATTATGACACTGAAGAATATTGTGAAACATCAGATCAACTTTTGGAGCCCTTGCTCTTGTGCCATCAATCACTG GAATCATGTGGATCTAGTGTGCTTGCTGATGGCCGGTTAGCAGATTTGATACGAAGGGTTGCAACCTTTGGTATGGTGCTAATGAAGCTCGATGTGCGCCAG GAATCTGGTCGACACACAGAAGCACTTGATGCCGTCACATCTTACTTGGATCTTGGTGTTTATAGTGAGTGGGATGAAGAAAAGAAGTTGGATTTCTTGACTAGAGAGCTGAAAGGGAAGCGTCCTCTTGTTCCTCCAAACATAGAG GTTGCTGCTGATGTGAAAGAAGTTCTGGACACCTTCAAAGTTGCTGCAGAATTAGGGAGCGACTCACTTGGAGCATATGTGATCTCCATGGCCTCAAATGTATGA
- the LOC120676387 gene encoding uncharacterized protein LOC120676387 has product MAFFTMEHNNSNKKVGRPAKNRKKNPIELEGGTKLSKHGVTMHCSACGSSTHNKRTCHKYPDKRNMPNPEEELEEYDDPSILEKIMPARLNNELDPSENADTVVFNLLRQENIARSAMQPRGPLPDENMFVALERDNLPPQRLTTAMNIGRGRATSTRSRKRKAKTTTDDEHPAECSGTARVRGRSGVRTGRKGARGGGRGRST; this is encoded by the exons GAAGGTAGGGAGGCCTGCAAAGAATAGAAAGAAAAATCCAATTGAATTAGAAGGTGGCACCAAACTTAGCAAGCACGGAGTGACAATGCATTGCAGTGCTTGTGGATCATCCACACACAATAAGAGAACATGCCACAAATATCCAGATAAGAGAAATATGCCTAATCCAGAAGAAGAATTGGAAGAATATGATGACCCAAGCATACTAGAG AAGATTATGCCAGCTAGACTGAACAATGAACTAGATCCGAGTGAAAATGCCGACACTGTGGTGTTTAATCTTCTACGTCAG GAAAACATAGCACGGTCAGCAATGCAGCCACGGGGTCCGTTGCCGGATGAAAATATGTTTGTAGCTTTGGAAAGGGATAACCTACCTCCACAAAGGCTTACTACAGCAATGAATATAGGTAGAGGCCGAGCTACAAGTACAAggtcaagaaaaagaaaggcaaaGACTACAACAGATGATGAACATCCTGCAGAATGCAGTGGTACTGCAAGGGTAAGAGGAAGGTCAGGAGTACGTACTGGCAGAAAAGGAGCCAGGGGAGGAGGACGTGGTAGGAGCACATGA